A region of Streptomyces paludis DNA encodes the following proteins:
- the arc gene encoding proteasome ATPase, translating into MAAHDDDINRGIRPGRGSEDPAGQVAYLEQEIAVLRRKLADSPRHTRILEERIVELQTNLAGVSAQNERLANTLREARDQIVALKEEVDRLAQPPAGFGVFLQTNEDGTADIFTGGRKLRVNVSPGVEVEDLRRGQEVMLNEALNVVEAMAYERAGDIVTLKEILEDGERALVVGHTDEERVVRLAEPLLDITIRPGDALLLEPRSGYVYEVIPKSEVEELVLEEVPDVDYDKIGGLGGQIEMIRDAVELPYLHPDLFKEHELRPPKGILLYGPPGCGKTLIAKAVANSLAKKVAEVTGRPAGKSYFLNIKGPELLNKYVGETERHIRLVFQRAREKASEGTPVIVFFDEMESLFRTRGSGVSSDVENTIVPQLLAEIDGVEGLENVIVIGASNREDMIDPAILRPGRLDVKIKIERPDAEAAKDIFAKYLTPTLPLHVDDVSEHKGSKEAAAHGMIQSVVEQMYAESEENRFLEVTYANGDKEVLYFKDFNSGAMIQNIVDRAKKMAIKAFLDHNQKGLRVSHLLQACVDEFKENEDLPNTTNPDDWARISGKKGERIVFIRTLVTGKQGADTGRSIDTVANTGQYL; encoded by the coding sequence GTGGCAGCCCACGACGACGACATCAACCGCGGCATCCGGCCCGGGCGGGGGTCCGAAGACCCAGCCGGCCAGGTTGCCTATCTCGAGCAGGAAATCGCCGTCCTGCGACGTAAGCTCGCCGACTCTCCGCGGCACACGAGAATTCTCGAAGAGCGGATCGTCGAGTTGCAGACCAATCTGGCGGGTGTGTCCGCGCAGAACGAGCGGCTCGCCAATACGCTCCGTGAAGCCCGCGACCAGATCGTGGCCCTCAAGGAAGAGGTCGACCGGCTCGCACAGCCGCCGGCCGGTTTCGGAGTCTTCCTCCAGACCAATGAGGACGGCACGGCCGATATTTTCACCGGGGGCCGCAAGCTCCGGGTGAATGTCAGCCCCGGCGTCGAAGTGGAGGATCTGCGGCGCGGCCAGGAGGTCATGCTCAACGAGGCGCTCAACGTGGTCGAGGCCATGGCGTACGAGCGCGCCGGGGACATCGTCACCCTCAAGGAAATCCTTGAGGACGGCGAGCGCGCCCTGGTGGTCGGGCACACCGACGAGGAACGGGTGGTGCGGCTCGCCGAGCCGCTGCTGGACATCACCATCCGCCCCGGCGACGCCCTGCTGCTCGAACCCCGCTCCGGCTATGTCTACGAAGTGATCCCCAAGAGCGAGGTCGAGGAGCTGGTCCTCGAAGAGGTCCCCGACGTCGACTACGACAAGATCGGCGGCCTCGGCGGCCAGATCGAGATGATCCGGGACGCCGTCGAGCTGCCGTATCTCCACCCCGACCTCTTCAAGGAACACGAACTGCGACCGCCGAAGGGCATCCTGCTCTACGGTCCCCCCGGCTGCGGCAAGACACTCATCGCCAAGGCCGTGGCCAACTCGCTCGCCAAGAAGGTCGCCGAGGTGACCGGCCGGCCCGCGGGGAAGAGCTACTTCCTCAACATCAAGGGTCCCGAGCTGCTCAACAAGTACGTCGGCGAGACCGAGCGGCACATCCGCCTGGTCTTCCAGCGGGCCCGGGAGAAGGCCAGCGAGGGCACCCCCGTCATCGTCTTCTTCGACGAGATGGAGTCCCTCTTCCGCACCCGCGGCTCCGGCGTCAGCTCGGACGTGGAGAACACCATCGTCCCCCAGCTGCTCGCCGAGATCGACGGGGTGGAGGGCCTGGAGAACGTCATCGTCATCGGCGCCTCCAACCGCGAGGACATGATCGACCCCGCGATCCTGCGCCCCGGCCGCCTCGATGTGAAGATCAAGATCGAGCGCCCGGACGCCGAGGCCGCGAAGGACATCTTCGCGAAATACCTCACGCCCACCCTGCCGCTGCACGTGGACGACGTCTCCGAGCACAAGGGCTCGAAGGAAGCCGCCGCGCACGGAATGATCCAGTCCGTCGTGGAGCAGATGTACGCGGAGTCCGAGGAGAACCGCTTCCTGGAAGTCACCTACGCCAATGGTGACAAGGAAGTCCTCTATTTCAAGGACTTCAACTCCGGCGCGATGATCCAGAACATTGTCGACCGGGCCAAGAAGATGGCCATCAAGGCATTCCTCGACCACAATCAGAAGGGCCTCAGGGTCTCCCATCTCCTCCAGGCGTGCGTGGACGAGTTCAAGGAGAACGAGGACCTGCCGAACACCACCAACCCCGACGACTGGGCCCGTATCTCCGGCAAGAAGGGCGAGCGGATCGTCTTCATCCGCACCCTGGTGACCGGAAAGCAGGGCGCGGACACCGGGCGCTCCATCGACACGGTGGCGAACACCGGTCAGTACCTGTAG
- a CDS encoding ferredoxin: MTVQQEAPTEGVTGTGEPLEVWIDQDLCTGDGICAQYAPEVFELDIDGLAYVKSADDELLQSPGATTRVPLPLLSDVVDSAKECPGDCIHVRRVADQVEVYGPDAE, translated from the coding sequence ATGACCGTGCAGCAGGAGGCTCCGACCGAAGGTGTCACCGGGACCGGTGAGCCGCTGGAGGTCTGGATCGACCAGGATCTCTGCACCGGGGACGGGATCTGTGCCCAGTACGCCCCCGAGGTGTTCGAGCTGGACATCGACGGCCTGGCCTATGTGAAGAGCGCGGACGACGAGCTGCTCCAGTCCCCCGGGGCGACCACCCGCGTACCGCTGCCGCTGCTGAGCGATGTGGTGGACTCGGCCAAGGAGTGCCCCGGCGATTGCATCCATGTGCGGCGCGTGGCGGACCAGGTCGAGGTGTACGGCCCGGACGCGGAGTAG
- a CDS encoding tRNA (adenine-N1)-methyltransferase, producing MSEPTGAARRRGPFKVGDQVQLTDPKGRHYTFTLEAGKNFHTHKGSFPHDELIGAPEGSVVRTTGNVAYLALRPLLPDYVLSMPRGAAVVYPKDAGQILAFADIFPGARVVEAGVGSGSLSSFLLRGIGDQGMLHSYERRQDFADIARQNVERYFGEPHPAWELTVGDLQDNLSDTDVDRVILDMLAPWECIEAVSKALVPGGILCAYVATTTQLSRTVETIREFGTFNEPAAWESMVRNWHVEGLAVRPDHRMIGHTGFLVTARRLADGVEPPLRRRRPAKGSYGEDYDGPGSASGGAAR from the coding sequence ATGTCCGAACCGACCGGTGCCGCCCGACGTCGCGGCCCCTTCAAGGTCGGGGACCAGGTCCAGCTCACCGACCCCAAGGGACGCCACTACACCTTCACGCTCGAAGCCGGGAAGAACTTCCACACCCACAAAGGGTCCTTCCCGCACGACGAGCTGATCGGTGCTCCCGAGGGCAGTGTTGTCCGTACCACGGGAAACGTCGCCTACCTCGCGCTGCGCCCCCTGCTCCCCGACTATGTCCTGTCCATGCCCCGCGGCGCCGCCGTCGTCTACCCCAAGGACGCCGGCCAGATCCTGGCCTTCGCCGACATCTTCCCCGGCGCCCGCGTCGTCGAGGCCGGAGTGGGCTCCGGCTCGCTCAGCAGCTTCCTGCTGCGCGGCATCGGTGACCAGGGGATGCTGCACTCCTACGAACGCCGCCAGGACTTCGCCGACATCGCCCGGCAGAACGTCGAACGCTACTTCGGAGAGCCCCACCCGGCCTGGGAGCTGACGGTCGGTGACCTCCAGGACAACCTGTCGGACACGGACGTCGACCGCGTCATCCTCGACATGCTCGCCCCCTGGGAGTGCATTGAGGCCGTCTCCAAGGCGCTGGTCCCCGGCGGCATCCTCTGCGCGTACGTGGCCACCACCACCCAGCTCTCCCGCACGGTCGAGACCATCCGGGAGTTCGGCACCTTCAACGAACCGGCCGCCTGGGAGTCCATGGTCCGCAACTGGCACGTCGAAGGGCTCGCCGTACGCCCCGACCACCGGATGATCGGACACACCGGCTTCCTCGTGACCGCCCGCCGGCTGGCCGACGGGGTCGAACCCCCGCTGCGCCGCCGCCGTCCCGCCAAGGGCTCCTACGGCGAAGACTACGACGGCCCCGGCAGCGCGAGCGGCGGCGCCGCCCGCTGA
- a CDS encoding site-2 protease family protein, with the protein MKEDDESGASKLPRPGKGDSGPGGKPPRREDPGGGILMGRPFGVPVYVAPSWFVVAALITWIFGGQLDRVLPELGNLRYLVALFFAVAFYASVLVHELAHTVAALRFKLPVRRIQLQFFGGVSEIEKETETPGREFILAFVGPLLSLVLSGVFYLCLLTVEPRTVPGVLLAGLMVSNLIVAVFNLLPGLPLDGGRMLRAVVWKITGKPMSGTIAAAWVGRALAVTVLIGLPLLTRTGALGTSTRNVGGMETVTDALLAAILAAIIWTGAGNSLRMARLREHLPELQARALTRRAVPVESSTPLSEALRRANEAGARALVVVDGQGDPRALVRESAIVGVPQHRRPWVAVSGLAQDLTDGMKVPADLAGEALLERLRASPATEYLVLEETGEIYGVLSTADVERAFVSAMARPQ; encoded by the coding sequence GTGAAAGAGGACGACGAGAGCGGCGCGAGCAAGCTGCCGCGGCCCGGCAAGGGGGACTCGGGTCCCGGCGGAAAGCCGCCGCGCCGTGAAGACCCCGGCGGTGGCATCCTCATGGGCCGCCCCTTCGGCGTGCCGGTCTACGTCGCCCCCAGCTGGTTCGTGGTGGCCGCGCTCATCACCTGGATCTTCGGCGGCCAGCTCGACCGGGTCCTCCCCGAACTGGGCAATCTCCGCTATCTCGTGGCCCTCTTCTTCGCGGTCGCCTTCTACGCCTCCGTGCTCGTCCACGAGCTGGCCCACACCGTCGCCGCGCTGCGCTTCAAACTGCCGGTGCGCCGCATCCAGCTCCAGTTCTTCGGCGGCGTCTCCGAGATCGAGAAGGAGACCGAGACCCCCGGCCGCGAATTCATCCTCGCGTTCGTCGGCCCGCTGCTCTCCCTGGTCCTCTCCGGGGTCTTCTACCTCTGCCTGCTGACCGTCGAGCCCCGTACCGTCCCCGGCGTCCTGCTCGCCGGGCTGATGGTCTCCAACCTCATCGTGGCGGTCTTCAACCTGCTGCCCGGCCTCCCGCTGGACGGCGGCCGGATGCTCCGCGCCGTCGTCTGGAAGATCACCGGCAAGCCCATGAGCGGCACCATCGCCGCCGCCTGGGTCGGCAGGGCGCTCGCCGTCACCGTCCTCATCGGCCTCCCGCTGCTCACCCGTACCGGCGCGCTCGGCACCTCCACCCGGAACGTCGGCGGCATGGAGACCGTCACCGACGCGCTCCTCGCCGCCATCCTCGCCGCCATCATCTGGACCGGCGCCGGCAACAGCCTGCGCATGGCCCGGCTCCGCGAGCACCTCCCCGAACTCCAGGCCCGCGCCCTCACCCGGCGGGCCGTCCCCGTCGAGTCCAGCACCCCGCTCTCCGAGGCCCTGCGCCGCGCCAACGAGGCCGGCGCCCGTGCCCTGGTCGTCGTCGACGGCCAGGGCGACCCCCGGGCCCTCGTCCGCGAGTCGGCGATCGTCGGCGTCCCGCAGCACCGCCGCCCCTGGGTCGCCGTCAGCGGCCTCGCCCAGGACCTCACCGACGGGATGAAGGTCCCCGCCGACCTCGCCGGCGAAGCCCTCCTGGAGCGCCTCAGGGCCAGCCCCGCCACCGAGTACCTCGTACTGGAGGAGACGGGCGAGATCTACGGCGTCCTCTCCACGGCCGACGTCGAGCGCGCCTTCGTATCGGCGATGGCCCGTCCGCAGTAG
- a CDS encoding RecB family exonuclease encodes MSTSLPPSSLSPSRANDFMQCPLLYRFRVIDKLPEKPSEAATRGTLVHAVLERLFDAPAAERTASRARALVPGQWDRLLEARPELAELFASDPAGERLAGWLAEAERLVERWFSLEDPTRLEPAERELFLEAELDSGLRLRGVIDRVDVAPTGEVRIVDYKTGKAPRPEYAEGARFQMTFYALVVRRLKGVLPRRLQLVYLGSGEVVTYDPVEADLERVERKLLALWEAIERATVTGDWQPRRTKLCGWCDHQAVCPEFGGTPPVYPLTVVGPRAAGEAGEVRDGAKEGV; translated from the coding sequence ATGAGTACGAGCCTGCCGCCCTCCTCGCTGTCGCCGTCGCGTGCGAACGACTTCATGCAGTGCCCGCTGCTGTACCGGTTCCGGGTGATCGACAAGTTGCCGGAGAAGCCGAGCGAGGCGGCGACGCGCGGCACGCTGGTGCACGCGGTGCTGGAGCGGCTCTTCGACGCGCCGGCCGCCGAGCGGACGGCGTCGCGGGCCCGGGCGCTGGTGCCGGGGCAGTGGGACCGGCTGCTGGAGGCGCGTCCGGAGCTGGCGGAGCTGTTCGCGTCGGATCCGGCGGGCGAGCGGCTGGCGGGCTGGCTGGCGGAGGCGGAGCGGCTGGTGGAGCGGTGGTTCTCGCTGGAGGATCCGACCCGGCTGGAGCCGGCGGAGCGCGAGCTGTTCCTGGAGGCGGAGCTGGATTCGGGGCTGCGGCTGCGCGGGGTGATCGACCGGGTCGATGTGGCGCCGACCGGTGAGGTGCGGATCGTCGACTACAAGACCGGCAAGGCCCCCCGTCCGGAGTACGCGGAGGGGGCGCGGTTCCAGATGACGTTCTACGCGCTGGTGGTGCGGCGCCTCAAGGGGGTGCTGCCGCGCCGGCTCCAGCTGGTCTATCTGGGCAGCGGCGAGGTGGTGACGTACGACCCGGTGGAGGCGGATCTGGAGCGGGTGGAGCGGAAGCTGCTGGCGCTCTGGGAGGCGATCGAGCGGGCGACGGTGACGGGCGACTGGCAGCCGCGGCGGACCAAGCTCTGCGGCTGGTGCGACCATCAGGCGGTCTGTCCCGAGTTCGGGGGGACGCCTCCGGTGTATCCGCTGACCGTGGTGGGCCCGAGAGCGGCCGGGGAGGCCGGGGAGGTACGGGACGGGGCGAAGGAGGGCGTGTAG
- a CDS encoding response regulator, protein MTVRVLLVDDQPLLRTGFRMILEAEQDLAVVGEAGDGLQAIDQVRALQPDVVLMDIRMPRMDGVEATRRITGPGRDGPAKVLVLTTFDLDEYVVEALRAGASGFLLKDAPANELVQAIRVVAAGEAMLAPSVTRRLLDKYADHLPSGEEPLPDTLHTLTDREVEVLKLVARGLSNAEIAADLFVSETTVKTHVGHVLTKLGLRDRVQAAVYAYESGLVRPGAQ, encoded by the coding sequence GTGACTGTCCGCGTCCTACTGGTCGACGACCAGCCGCTGCTGCGCACCGGGTTCCGGATGATTCTGGAGGCGGAGCAGGACCTCGCGGTCGTCGGTGAGGCCGGGGACGGCCTCCAGGCCATCGACCAGGTCCGCGCGCTCCAGCCCGATGTGGTGCTGATGGACATCCGTATGCCGCGGATGGACGGGGTGGAGGCGACGCGCCGGATCACCGGCCCCGGCCGGGACGGTCCGGCGAAGGTGCTCGTGCTGACCACCTTCGATCTGGACGAGTACGTGGTGGAGGCGCTGCGCGCGGGCGCCAGCGGCTTCCTGCTGAAGGACGCGCCGGCCAATGAGCTGGTGCAGGCCATCCGGGTGGTCGCGGCGGGCGAGGCGATGCTCGCGCCGAGCGTCACGCGCCGGCTGCTGGACAAGTACGCGGACCATCTGCCGTCGGGCGAGGAGCCGCTGCCCGACACGCTGCACACGCTGACCGACCGTGAGGTCGAGGTGCTGAAGCTGGTGGCGCGCGGGCTGTCGAACGCGGAGATCGCGGCGGATCTGTTCGTCAGCGAGACGACGGTCAAGACGCATGTGGGCCATGTGCTGACGAAGCTGGGCCTGCGTGACCGGGTCCAGGCGGCGGTGTACGCGTACGAGAGCGGGCTGGTGCGCCCGGGCGCCCAGTAG
- a CDS encoding ABC transporter substrate-binding protein: MNRKTLVLPVVVGLLAPVLAGCGGSDSGSGGDAIVVGTTDQYIATKDGQAPLDPAFAYDAGIWNVLRQVVQTLMYVPRGGGKPLPDAASECLFTDRGNESFRCTLREGLKFSNGDPVTAKDVKFSFQRVLDIKNPSGISGLLANIDTIETDGDTRIIFHLKTPDATFPYKLTTTPAGILNPKDYDARKLRDGFELSGSGPYTMKAEVSDNKIVKAVFTRNPLYKGAVKPQNDKVELRPFKDADTMGKALASGGIDVMTRSMSPEQIQNFIEKPDDSIQLTEMPGLEIRYLGFDTEAPSVKEKAVRQAMAYTIDRGQLINKVYGAMAQPLYSLIPSSIATHTNPFFNKYGEGDVSKAAALLKDANITTPVKLTLNYTTDHYGSATAKEFETLRDQLNASKLFDIDIKGTEWAIFRPNEIKGEYAVYGMGWFPDFPDPDNYIDPFLGEDSFLRTPYDNRKLRDDLIPKSRKEADRSAAAKTFGEIQDIVAEDVPVLPLWQGKQYVASRSDIAGVEWAVNSSAELHLWELRRGSGS; encoded by the coding sequence ATGAACCGCAAGACTTTGGTGCTGCCGGTCGTGGTCGGCCTGCTTGCGCCCGTGCTCGCCGGTTGCGGTGGCTCGGACAGCGGCTCCGGCGGTGATGCCATCGTCGTGGGGACCACGGACCAGTACATCGCCACCAAGGACGGCCAGGCGCCCCTGGACCCCGCCTTCGCGTACGACGCGGGCATCTGGAACGTGCTGCGCCAGGTCGTCCAGACGCTGATGTACGTCCCGCGCGGCGGCGGCAAGCCCCTGCCCGACGCGGCCTCCGAGTGCCTCTTCACGGACCGCGGCAACGAGAGCTTCCGCTGCACCCTGCGTGAGGGCCTCAAGTTCTCCAACGGGGACCCCGTCACGGCCAAGGACGTGAAGTTCTCCTTCCAGCGCGTCCTGGACATCAAGAACCCCTCCGGCATCTCCGGTCTGCTCGCCAACATCGACACGATCGAGACCGACGGCGACACCCGGATCATCTTCCATCTGAAGACACCGGACGCGACCTTCCCGTACAAGCTGACCACGACGCCGGCCGGCATCCTCAACCCCAAGGACTACGACGCGAGGAAGCTCCGCGACGGCTTCGAACTGTCCGGCTCCGGCCCGTACACCATGAAGGCCGAGGTCAGCGACAACAAGATCGTCAAGGCCGTCTTCACCAGGAACCCCTTGTACAAGGGCGCGGTCAAGCCCCAGAACGACAAGGTCGAGCTGCGGCCCTTCAAGGACGCCGACACGATGGGCAAGGCACTCGCCTCCGGCGGCATCGATGTCATGACCCGCTCCATGTCGCCCGAGCAGATCCAGAACTTCATCGAGAAGCCGGACGACAGCATCCAGCTCACCGAGATGCCCGGCCTGGAGATCCGCTACCTCGGCTTCGACACCGAAGCGCCCTCCGTCAAGGAGAAGGCCGTCCGCCAGGCCATGGCGTACACCATCGACCGCGGTCAGCTCATCAACAAGGTGTACGGCGCGATGGCCCAGCCGCTCTACTCGCTCATCCCGTCGAGCATCGCCACCCACACCAACCCGTTCTTCAACAAGTACGGCGAGGGCGATGTCTCCAAGGCCGCGGCCCTGCTGAAGGACGCGAACATCACCACCCCGGTCAAGCTCACCCTGAACTACACCACCGACCACTACGGCTCCGCCACGGCCAAGGAGTTCGAGACCCTCAGGGACCAGCTCAACGCCAGCAAGCTCTTCGACATCGACATCAAGGGCACCGAGTGGGCGATCTTCCGGCCCAATGAGATCAAGGGCGAGTACGCCGTCTACGGCATGGGCTGGTTCCCCGACTTCCCGGACCCCGACAACTACATCGACCCGTTCCTCGGCGAGGACAGCTTCCTCCGCACCCCCTACGACAACCGCAAGCTGCGCGACGATCTGATACCCAAGTCGCGCAAGGAGGCCGACCGCAGCGCCGCCGCCAAGACCTTCGGCGAGATCCAGGACATCGTCGCCGAGGACGTCCCCGTGCTGCCGCTGTGGCAGGGCAAGCAGTACGTCGCCTCCCGCAGCGACATCGCCGGCGTCGAGTGGGCCGTCAACTCCTCCGCCGAACTGCACCTCTGGGAGCTGCGCCGGGGCAGCGGCAGCTGA
- a CDS encoding HAD family hydrolase, producing the protein MTSTVPASLTRTAEGSALQAVLLDMDGTLVDSEGFWWDAEVEVFKTLGHVLDESWRDVVVGGPMTRSAGFLIEATGADITLAELTVLLNDTFEERIGLGVPLMPGARRLLTELAAHEVPTALVSASHRRIIDRVLTSLGPENFALTVAGDEVPRTKPHPDPYLLAARGLGADPARCAVVEDTATGVAAAEAAGCKVVAVPSVAPIAAAPGRTVVGSLEDVDLVFLRDLMTQR; encoded by the coding sequence ATGACCAGTACGGTCCCCGCGTCCTTGACCCGTACGGCCGAAGGGTCCGCCCTTCAGGCGGTGCTCCTCGACATGGACGGCACCCTGGTCGACAGCGAGGGGTTCTGGTGGGACGCCGAGGTCGAGGTCTTCAAGACCCTCGGGCACGTCCTGGACGAGTCCTGGCGCGATGTGGTGGTCGGCGGGCCCATGACCCGCAGCGCGGGCTTCCTGATCGAGGCCACCGGCGCCGACATCACCCTCGCCGAGCTGACCGTGCTCCTCAACGACACCTTCGAGGAGCGCATCGGGCTCGGGGTGCCGCTGATGCCCGGCGCCCGGCGGCTGCTCACCGAACTCGCCGCGCACGAGGTGCCCACCGCGCTGGTCTCCGCCTCGCACCGGCGCATCATCGACCGCGTACTGACCTCGCTGGGCCCGGAGAACTTCGCGCTCACGGTCGCCGGTGACGAGGTGCCCCGGACCAAGCCGCACCCCGATCCGTATCTGCTCGCCGCGCGCGGACTGGGCGCCGACCCGGCGCGCTGCGCGGTCGTCGAGGACACCGCCACCGGGGTGGCCGCCGCCGAGGCCGCGGGCTGCAAGGTCGTCGCCGTACCGTCCGTCGCGCCCATCGCCGCGGCCCCCGGACGGACCGTCGTCGGTTCGCTGGAAGACGTCGACCTGGTATTCCTGCGCGATCTGATGACGCAAAGGTAA